A genomic stretch from Larimichthys crocea isolate SSNF chromosome XXII, L_crocea_2.0, whole genome shotgun sequence includes:
- the bnip1b gene encoding vesicle transport protein SEC20 produces MALCADVHVRICGQEIIKYDLEIKALVQDIRDCPGPQSTLMELNSQVKEKFSRLRLRIQDLEQMAREQDRETDRLAIQAEAESQRRQMLSNQTAWRKANLACLLAIDNMEKDELLRGGDNQSTRQRKATKESLVETSSNITESLMSISRLMAEQVKQSEDTISTLATSSRTVQETNEEFKNMTGTIHLGRKLILKYNRRELTDKLLIFLAVALFLATVLYILKKRLFPFI; encoded by the exons atggcgTTGTGTGCGGATGTCCACGTCCGGATCTGTGGACAGGAAATTATCAAATATGATTTAGAAATCAAAGCTCTGGTTCAG GACATCAGGGATTGCCCTGGACCTCAGTCAACTCTCATGGAGCTCAACTCTCAGGTCAAAGAGAAGTTCAGCAGGCTCAGACTGAGGATCCag GATCTGGAGCAGATGGCCagagagcaggacagagagacGGACCGACTGGCCATCCAAGCAGAGGCCGAGAGCCAGAGAAGACAGATGCTGAG TAACCAGACAGCATGGAGGAAAGCTAACCTGGCTTGTCTACTGGCCATAGACAACATGGAGAAGGACGAGCTACTGCGCGGAGGAGACAACCAGAGCACCAGACAGAG GAAGGCGACTAAAGAAAGCCTAGTTGAAACCAGCAGTAACATCACAGAGAGTCTGATGTCCATCAGCAGGTTGATGGCTGAACAGGTAAAGCAGAGTGAGGACACCATCAGCACACTGG CCACCTCCTCCAGGACGGTGCAGGAAACCAACGAGGAGtttaaaaacatgacaggaacCATCCACCTGGGGAGGAAACTGATCCTTAAGTACAACCGGCGGGAGCTGACAGACAAGCTGCTCATCTTCCTGGCTGTGGCCCTGTTCCTCGCCACCGTCCTCTACATCCTGAAGAAGCGTCTCTTCCCTTTCATTTAG